A stretch of DNA from Spirosoma endbachense:
CAGTTCGGTAGCCAGTTTAAAGTTATTGATTAAATGCCGCTGTACATCCAGCTTAATCCGATTGGAGTCTTCGGCGGGTGTCTGAACATAAAGGACAAACCAGCGCGACTGGTAATAACTCGCCAGTCGCGACGTTTTGCGGATAACCCGTCGGGCTACTTCATGATTACTGCTAATGGCAGCCAGAAATCGTTCTGGCTTTAACTGTGTTCCGGGCGCAACCTGCGTTTCAATCTTACGTTCCACAGCGGTGGCCACCTCTTTGAGAGCCAGTTCGCGGAGTTGTAGAATCTTATCGGGCTGGAAAAAATTGCTCAGGGCCGTTTCAACCTTTGCCCGATCATAGATTTTACCATCTTTCAGGCGCGTAATCAGCTCGTCGGCGGTGAGGTCAATATTGACAACTTCGTCGGCCATTTGCAGAATCCGATCCGGTACACGCTCGGCTACATCGATGCCCGTAATTTGCCGTACCGACAGATAAAGACTTTCGATGTGCTGAATATTGACGGCGCTGATCACGTTGATGCCAGCATCCAGAATCTCCAGCACATCCTGCCACCGCTTC
This window harbors:
- a CDS encoding sensor protein KdpD, giving the protein MTTNDQNAEHFLNLLRQSRRGKFKIYIGMSAGVGKTYRMLQEAHALLRGGIDVRIGFVETHNRAETRALVDGLPVIARRRLFYKGRELDEMDLQAVINLHPELVIVDELAHTNIPGSKNEKRWQDVLEILDAGINVISAVNIQHIESLYLSVRQITGIDVAERVPDRILQMADEVVNIDLTADELITRLKDGKIYDRAKVETALSNFFQPDKILQLRELALKEVATAVERKIETQVAPGTQLKPERFLAAISSNHEVARRVIRKTSRLASYYQSRWFVLYVQTPAEDSNRIKLDVQRHLINNFKLATELGAEVIQVKSKNIVSAIAETAEERKITTVCIGKPHINLIQVILRTNAFNQLLNKLSDSATDLIILS